One window of the Eschrichtius robustus isolate mEscRob2 chromosome X, mEscRob2.pri, whole genome shotgun sequence genome contains the following:
- the DDX53 gene encoding LOW QUALITY PROTEIN: DEAD box protein 53 (The sequence of the model RefSeq protein was modified relative to this genomic sequence to represent the inferred CDS: inserted 3 bases in 2 codons; substituted 7 bases at 7 genomic stop codons), translated as MTTHSFAELTFKPKTHIWSHWNQQHVAMEKPSMYDPCCSKIVSREYDVILWQVFSRVNWGQEGSRHEQTLNEGALPGKRSTPKHNLGDGELEQLSNLNNFTQPISGDSRLQNLKSGRGRSGTFGSQEQALCFQTRNSMVGAVIGHGGXKIKDIQDMTSTKIQIIRGDSEAEVKIFGSKDMKAKAKEAIETLVKKQERHDSSESSVDNAASQPSVGRGSSRDNTARGAQPLTDXDQVKAEVVQWEERKWADLSPIKKNFYIESKATRSLSQVQVDTWRKENFNIMCDDLKDGEKRPIPNPICKFEDAFQHYPELMKSIEKAGFXNPMPIQSQAXPIILQGIDLTGIAQTGTGKTLSYLMHGFIHLHSQPISREQRNGPGMLVLTPTRELALQVEAECSKYSYKGLKSVCRYGGGHRKGQIQDVTKGVDIIIATPGXDLQMNNFVNLRSITYLVLDEADKMLDLEFEHQIMKILLAVRPDWQTVMTSATWPDTICRLTQSYLKEPMVVYTGTRDVVNVNTVKQNIIVTTEEEKXSLIXEFLQSLSPKDKVIVFVSRKLVADDLSSDLSNQGITVQSLHSDREQSNREQALEDFKSGKVKILIATDLASXGLDISDVTHVYNYNSPWNTEEYVHRVGRTGRAGEMGVSVTLMTQGDWKIAGKLIKVLQRANQSVPEDLVSMAERYKLPRQKRDPKNKSRKSXEKSRKFY; from the exons ATGACAACACATTCCTTTGCCGAGCTCACCTTTAAACCAAAGACTCATATTTGGAGCCACTGGAATCAGCAGCATGTGGCCATGGAAAAACCATCCATGTATGATCCATGCTGTTCAAAGATTGTTTCCAGGGAATATGATGTGATTCTCTGGCAAGTTTTTAGCAGAGTGAACTGGGGCCAGGAAGGCTCCAGGCATGAGCAAACACTAAATGAGGGGGCACTGCCCGGGAAGAGATCCACTCCCAAGCACAACCTTGGTG atGGGGAGTTAGAGCAGTTAAGTAACTTGAACAACTTTACACAGCCAATAAGTGGTGACAGCAGGTTACAAAATCTTAAG AGCGGAAGAGGGCGGAGCGGAACTTTCGGCTCCCAAGAACAAGCGCTCTGCTTTCAAACGAGGAACAGTATGGTTGGTGCGGTGATTGGTCATGGTG tcaaaataaaagacattcaggATATGACAAGCACCAAAATACAGATCATAAGAGGTGATTCTGAAGCAGAGGTAAAAATCTTCGGCAGCAAAGACATGAAAGCCAAGGCCAAAGAAGCTATAGAAACTCTtgttaagaaacaagaaagacaCGACAGTTCAGAATCCAGTGTTGATAATGCTGCATCCCAACCCTCTGTTGGAAGAGGCTCAAGCAGAGATAACACTGCTAGAGGAGCTCAGCCACTGACAGACTAGGATCAAGTAAAGGCCGAAGTTGTAcagtgggaagaaagaaaatgggcaGATTTATCACCAATTAAGAAAAACTTTTACATAGAATCCAAAGCAACAAGGTCATTGTCTCAAGTGCAAGTAGACACttggagaaaggaaaatttcaacATAATGTGTGATGACTTGAAAGATGGTGAAAAACGTCCCATCCCCAATCCGATTTGCAAATTTGAAGATGCTTTCCAACATTATCCTGAACTTATGAAAAGCATTGAAAAAGCTGGTTTTTGAAACCCAATGCCAATTCAGTCACAGGCATGACCTATTATTCTACAAGGAATAGATCTTACAGGAATTGCCCAAACTGGAACGGGCAAAACACTGTCCTATTTAATGCATGGGTTTATTCATCTCCATTCTCAACCAATATCTAGAGAACAAAGGAATGGACCCGGCATGCTAGTCCTTACACCCACTAGAGAATTAGCTCTTCAGGTGGAAGCTGAATGTTCTAAGTATTCATATAAAGGTCTTAAAAGTGTTTGTAGATATGGCGGTGgacacagaaaaggacaaatacaAGATGTTACCAAAGGCGTAGACATCATCATTGCAACTCCTGG AGATCTGCAAATGAATAACTTTGTCAACCTAAGAAGCATAACCTACTTAGTCTTAGATGAGGCAGATAAAATGCTGGATCTGGAGTTTGAACACCAAATAATGAAGATTTTATTAGCTGTGCGCCCAGACTGGCAGACTGTTATGACAAGTGCAACTTGGCCAGATACCATTTGTCGACTTACACAATCTTACTTGAAAGAGCCCATGGTTGTTTATACTGGTACTCGGGATGTAGTTAATGTAAACACAGTGAAGCAAAATATAATTGTTaccacagaagaagaaaaatgatctcTTATCTGAGAATTCCTACAGAGCTTGTCACCCAAAGACAAAGTCATCGTGTTTGTCAGCAGAAAACTTGTTGCTGATGACTTATCAAGCGATTTAAGTAACCAAGGCATAACTGTACAATCCCTGCACAGTGACAGAGAACAGAGTAATCGTGAGCAAGCATTAGAGGACTTTAAAAGTGGAAAAGTGAAAATACTGATTGCTACTGATTTAGCATCCTGAGGCCTCGATATTAGTGATGTCACACACGTATACaattacaattctccatggaatacTGAAGAATATGTACACAGAGTAGGGCGTACTGGAAGAGCAGGAGAGATGGGCGTATCAGTTACCCTTATGACTCAAGGTGATTGGAAGATTGCCGGTAAATTGATTAAAGTTCTGCAAAGAGCAAATCAGAGTGTCCCAGAAGATCTTGTATCGATGGCTGAGCGATACAAATTACCTAGACAAAAAAGGGAcccaaaaaataaatcaagaaaatcttaagaaaaatccagaaagttttACTGA